One region of Gloeocapsopsis sp. IPPAS B-1203 genomic DNA includes:
- a CDS encoding class I SAM-dependent methyltransferase, producing the protein MPDTLTKLTYQTFQQGKNYFGLAHKILSTRLMNMVSPTESQARPISPDVLLKIQQRLNQLLEADWQDAEAGIYPKSLLFDNPWDEFFLYYPAVWLDLPQIWERAKQKQYQDFSPDINVEGYPNYYVRNFHHQTGGYLSDSSAKLYDLQVEILFGGTADPMRRRILAPLKQGLPAFANVPPHQVRILDVACGTGRTLKLIRAALPEASLFGTDLSPAYLRKANQLLSQNPGELPQLLQANAEELPYLDNYFHATTCVFLFHELPGPVRQKVIDQCFRVTQPGGVFIICDSIQVSDSPDMVPVMESFHETFHEPFYKHYMTDDLVERLTKAGFENVTTQTHFMSKVFVAHKPA; encoded by the coding sequence CCAACCGAAAGCCAGGCTAGACCAATCTCTCCTGATGTTTTATTGAAAATTCAACAAAGATTAAATCAGTTACTTGAAGCTGATTGGCAAGATGCTGAAGCAGGTATCTATCCCAAAAGCTTACTATTTGATAACCCTTGGGATGAGTTTTTCCTTTACTACCCAGCTGTTTGGCTTGATTTACCCCAAATTTGGGAACGGGCAAAACAAAAGCAGTATCAAGATTTTTCGCCTGATATCAATGTAGAAGGTTATCCCAACTACTATGTCCGTAACTTCCATCACCAAACAGGTGGCTATTTGAGCGATTCATCTGCCAAGCTATATGACTTACAGGTAGAGATTCTATTTGGTGGTACTGCCGATCCGATGCGACGACGGATTCTCGCGCCACTCAAGCAGGGGTTGCCAGCATTTGCGAATGTACCACCACACCAAGTACGCATTCTTGATGTCGCCTGTGGAACAGGGCGTACCTTAAAATTGATTCGTGCGGCTTTGCCTGAAGCATCTTTATTTGGAACTGACTTATCACCAGCTTACCTACGTAAGGCAAATCAACTCCTATCGCAAAATCCTGGCGAATTGCCGCAGTTGCTGCAAGCTAATGCGGAAGAATTACCTTATTTAGATAATTACTTTCATGCGACAACTTGCGTGTTTCTGTTCCACGAACTACCAGGTCCAGTGCGTCAAAAAGTCATCGATCAATGCTTCCGCGTGACTCAGCCAGGTGGGGTATTCATTATTTGTGATTCGATTCAGGTGAGTGATTCTCCTGATATGGTTCCTGTCATGGAAAGCTTTCATGAAACTTTCCACGAACCTTTTTATAAACATTATATGACTGACGACTTGGTTGAGCGTCTAACAAAAGCGGGCTTTGAGAATGTTACAACTCAAACTCATTTCATGAGTAAAGTGTTTGTTGCCCATAAGCCAGCTTGA